Proteins from a genomic interval of Cupriavidus pauculus:
- a CDS encoding LysR family transcriptional regulator, whose translation MRFDLTDMRLFLSVVECGSLTHGARAMHLAVASVSERIAGMEAALGAPLLERNRRGVRPTAAGEALVRHARSILGQVEQMRGELRHYATGLKGRIRLLSNTAALAAFLPPHLCRFLAAHPDLSVDLGERPSAEIVQALAEGRADLGIVADITDVSTLQTHRIAQDQLVVVAGHMHPIATQETVAFADIVGEPIVGVADTALESHLAERAARLGRQLHYRVQLRNVEHVAMLVDAGIGISIVSDALAQTMPRGLAILPLSEPWAARRLYLCARDFQALTPHAQLLARQLTEG comes from the coding sequence GTGCGTTTCGACCTGACCGACATGCGGCTGTTCCTGAGCGTCGTGGAATGCGGCAGCCTGACCCACGGCGCCCGCGCGATGCACCTTGCGGTGGCGTCCGTCAGCGAGCGCATCGCCGGCATGGAGGCCGCGCTGGGCGCGCCGCTGCTGGAACGCAACCGGCGCGGCGTGCGGCCCACCGCGGCAGGCGAGGCGCTGGTGCGCCACGCGCGCTCGATCCTGGGCCAGGTGGAGCAGATGCGCGGCGAACTGCGCCACTACGCCACGGGCCTCAAGGGCCGCATACGGCTGCTGTCGAATACCGCCGCGCTGGCCGCCTTCCTGCCGCCCCACCTGTGCCGCTTTCTGGCCGCCCATCCGGACCTGTCAGTCGACCTGGGCGAGCGTCCGAGCGCGGAGATCGTCCAGGCGCTGGCCGAGGGCCGCGCCGACCTGGGCATCGTCGCCGACATCACCGATGTCTCGACGCTCCAGACCCACCGCATCGCCCAGGACCAGCTCGTGGTCGTGGCCGGCCACATGCATCCGATTGCCACGCAGGAAACGGTGGCGTTTGCGGACATCGTGGGCGAGCCGATCGTCGGCGTGGCCGACACGGCGCTGGAATCGCACCTGGCCGAGCGCGCCGCGCGGCTGGGGCGCCAGCTGCACTACCGCGTGCAGCTTCGCAACGTCGAGCATGTGGCGATGCTGGTCGACGCCGGCATCGGCATCTCGATCGTTTCCGACGCACTGGCGCAGACCATGCCGCGCGGGCTGGCCATCCTGCCGCTGTCCGAACCCTGGGCGGCCCGCCGCCTCTATCTCTGCGCGCGCGATTTCCAGGCGCTGACGCCCCACGCGCAACTGCTGGCGCGGCAACTGACCGAAGGCTGA
- a CDS encoding cupin domain-containing protein — MADATSTDPPVSHSTLAFGRLYSDDAGESHFGALSFDMHERDFAPPAPAFRVSRLDPAERQGFLVIPTGWVGQFHPAPVRMWIFVLDGEMEFEASDGERRALVPGNALLLEDTHGKGHASRVIGGNIATLAMVQMPGAAG; from the coding sequence ATGGCCGACGCCACCTCCACCGACCCGCCCGTCAGCCATTCGACGCTGGCCTTCGGGCGCCTCTACAGCGACGACGCCGGCGAATCGCATTTCGGCGCGCTGTCGTTCGACATGCACGAGCGCGACTTCGCCCCGCCGGCGCCAGCGTTCCGCGTCTCGCGCCTGGACCCGGCCGAGCGGCAGGGTTTCCTGGTCATCCCCACCGGCTGGGTCGGCCAGTTCCATCCCGCGCCGGTGCGCATGTGGATCTTCGTGCTTGATGGCGAGATGGAGTTCGAGGCATCGGACGGCGAGCGCCGCGCGCTGGTACCGGGCAACGCACTGCTGCTGGAGGACACGCACGGCAAGGGCCACGCCAGCCGCGTGATCGGCGGCAATATCGCCACGCTGGCCATGGTGCAGATGCCGGGGGCCGCCGGTTGA
- a CDS encoding Bug family tripartite tricarboxylate transporter substrate binding protein, translating to MAVAIATLSTPSAFAADAWPSKPIKVIVPYTPGGSTDTVSRVVFERVSQSLGQPIIIENKPGANSTLGVGVAARSAPDGYTFVSVLAAYSANMSLYSKLSYKPSDLTPVAEMAELPLFLFASKKVPARSVGELVDYGRKHPDALTFGSSGVGSSAHLTGERLAMESKVRMTHVPYNGSAPILPALVAGEVSVAFDPLLVPMPHVKSGKINVLAVASAKRWPGEPNIPTMEESGFPGFIMSSWTGLLAPAGTPQPVVDRMAKEIAAATRSPDVAKKLTELGFIPVGSTPDEFRKLIERDTTRYAQIVKAGKITLD from the coding sequence ATGGCCGTTGCCATCGCCACCCTGTCCACCCCGTCCGCCTTTGCCGCGGACGCCTGGCCCAGCAAGCCGATCAAGGTCATCGTGCCGTACACGCCGGGCGGGTCTACCGACACCGTGTCGCGCGTGGTGTTCGAGCGCGTGTCCCAGAGCCTGGGCCAGCCGATCATCATCGAGAACAAGCCCGGCGCCAACAGCACGCTGGGCGTGGGCGTGGCCGCGCGCTCGGCGCCGGACGGCTACACGTTCGTGTCGGTGCTGGCCGCGTACAGCGCCAACATGTCGCTGTACTCCAAGCTCAGCTACAAGCCGTCGGACCTGACGCCGGTGGCGGAAATGGCAGAACTGCCGCTGTTCCTGTTTGCCAGCAAGAAGGTGCCCGCCAGGAGCGTCGGCGAGCTGGTCGACTACGGCCGCAAGCATCCGGACGCGCTGACGTTCGGCTCCAGCGGCGTCGGCAGCTCGGCGCACCTGACCGGCGAGCGGCTGGCGATGGAATCGAAAGTCCGCATGACGCATGTGCCGTACAACGGCAGCGCGCCGATCCTGCCCGCGCTGGTGGCCGGCGAGGTCTCCGTGGCGTTCGACCCGCTGCTGGTGCCGATGCCGCACGTGAAGTCCGGCAAGATCAACGTGCTGGCCGTGGCATCCGCCAAGCGCTGGCCCGGCGAGCCCAACATCCCGACCATGGAGGAGTCCGGCTTTCCCGGCTTCATCATGAGTTCGTGGACCGGCCTGCTGGCCCCGGCCGGCACGCCGCAGCCGGTGGTCGACCGCATGGCGAAGGAGATCGCGGCCGCCACGCGCAGCCCCGACGTGGCGAAGAAGCTGACCGAGCTGGGCTTCATCCCGGTGGGCAGCACGCCCGACGAGTTCCGCAAGCTGATCGAGCGCGACACCACGCGCTACGCGCAGATCGTGAAGGCCGGCAAGATCACGCTCGACTGA
- a CDS encoding autotransporter outer membrane beta-barrel domain-containing protein, giving the protein MGLAASASYPPFRNDGPEPDAPTPRVTLGAAALVALSVHATPAAAQATARCGSDISGSFPTGVLCQPAIGTAAVLGTLPGATFGGSTASSLRAFGRQASASVTVDGATITNSATVSNAHGVQAQVTGAPGDATVTFSGGATGITLTGATALDGANALNNTGGAASISVTAGTALQITNLVNGNDHDGLDANNTGGGNASIVHNGTGQISVVGGNGVHGRAVGAGTISATVGSGVSIIVDNTNGVADPADPGLEAGKANHAGIWARTVGSGAITIDNGASIRSIDENAFGILGWGGTGAVSIRNTGAITTDGTAGSALRAAATTSGDITIVNRGALTTTGIQGHGIYVSGGATDGNIAVENHGTLTVGSPANAGDAEGSRAIYVIARGASNAQVTGSGDIAVRGAPTSGRGYGIIMSAVNGTSTVDYSGNITVVGNGAGAIRAHSNTNATTVDYHGGKLETFNANANGIYATNDSATAPVTVRASGTIVTHADNGGGDGSGGGSFGLQATTLGGPVSIDFQGGQIDVNGSGAGIVAGSGFSGGTGAGSVTVRNAGAILARGATQRGMRSFSSTGAQQITNTGSIQTLGVADSQGILAQATAAAAITVANSGGIQTVGNNASGIEATTQGTVDVTSTGPISAGWGTSAGIRVGGAAQAVQNGAGLSALSDVAVAADNGAAGSFVLRNTGAMTGVVTAATSATQIANAGAWNLRRFIDGSGTGVRDTWQVAVANLGTSGANSVDNSGTLSLAPQPVGTAATRSPADAIATFDATGAYLPLGQSANAPVLGGAVQGQLLGVRTFTNSGTIDVAGGGTAVGNVLLITGGQTPGADGGGTFVSNGGALKLNTVLNEGGAASRSDMLVVDATATGPGGPTRIAVNNVGGAGALTNGAGIALVELTNKAPSASDPNAFALNGRAVAGVYEYRLFRGDQAGANRDVWYLRSERSPEPTPNPQALYRPEVAAYLANQRLAGQMFVHSLHDRLGEPQYVEAQGFDRAEDKPRTGWLRAVGNWQGSRSKDGVYKTSTDSFLLHGGLELAKWHLGSETDRAHAGLMASYGNASTDADAAGNAFHARGKVEGWSVGAYGTWYQNDENRLGAYVDTWFQYGWFTNRVEGDLLPSVRYHAQGLALSGEAGYAVPLRDRWVVEPQAQLIYVDYNEDDVTEPNGTRVNGADSSGVITRLGVRTHRTYDRADGRKYQPYLTVNWWYSDTDSNIAFNQIPVGTLYPHNRMELKLGLNADLGKGRTAWANVSGSWGQQNYYQYAARVGFKYTWK; this is encoded by the coding sequence ATGGGCCTGGCTGCGTCTGCTTCTTACCCACCCTTCCGCAACGATGGCCCGGAGCCGGACGCGCCCACGCCGCGCGTGACGCTGGGCGCCGCCGCGCTGGTGGCGCTGTCCGTGCATGCCACGCCGGCCGCCGCCCAGGCCACGGCGCGCTGCGGCAGCGACATCTCGGGCAGCTTTCCGACCGGCGTGCTGTGCCAGCCGGCCATCGGCACGGCGGCCGTGCTGGGCACGCTGCCAGGCGCCACGTTCGGCGGCAGTACCGCCTCCAGCCTGCGGGCATTCGGCCGGCAGGCCAGCGCGTCGGTGACCGTGGACGGCGCGACGATCACGAACAGCGCCACGGTCAGCAACGCCCATGGGGTCCAGGCCCAGGTCACGGGCGCGCCGGGCGACGCCACGGTGACGTTCTCCGGCGGTGCCACCGGCATCACGCTGACCGGCGCGACTGCGCTGGACGGCGCCAACGCGCTCAACAACACGGGGGGCGCGGCATCGATCTCGGTGACGGCCGGCACGGCGCTCCAGATCACCAACCTCGTCAACGGCAACGACCATGACGGGCTGGACGCCAACAACACCGGCGGCGGCAATGCCAGCATCGTGCACAACGGCACGGGCCAGATCTCGGTGGTGGGCGGCAACGGCGTCCATGGCCGCGCAGTGGGCGCCGGCACCATCTCCGCGACGGTAGGCAGCGGCGTGTCGATCATCGTCGACAACACCAACGGCGTGGCGGACCCCGCCGACCCCGGCCTGGAAGCGGGCAAGGCCAACCACGCCGGCATCTGGGCCCGCACCGTCGGCAGCGGCGCGATCACGATCGACAACGGCGCCAGCATCCGGTCCATCGACGAGAACGCGTTCGGCATCCTGGGCTGGGGCGGCACGGGCGCGGTCAGCATCCGCAATACGGGCGCGATCACGACCGACGGCACGGCCGGCAGCGCGCTGCGCGCCGCCGCCACCACCAGCGGCGACATCACCATCGTCAACCGTGGCGCCCTGACGACCACCGGGATACAGGGCCACGGCATCTACGTCAGCGGCGGCGCCACCGACGGCAACATCGCCGTGGAGAACCACGGCACGCTGACCGTGGGCAGCCCCGCCAACGCCGGCGACGCAGAGGGGTCGCGCGCCATCTACGTGATCGCGCGCGGCGCCAGCAACGCCCAGGTCACGGGCTCGGGCGACATCGCCGTGCGCGGCGCGCCGACCTCGGGGCGCGGCTACGGCATCATCATGAGCGCGGTCAACGGCACGTCGACGGTGGACTATTCCGGCAACATCACGGTGGTCGGCAACGGCGCGGGCGCCATCCGCGCCCATTCGAACACCAACGCGACGACGGTGGACTACCACGGGGGCAAGCTCGAAACGTTCAACGCCAACGCCAACGGCATCTACGCCACCAATGATTCAGCCACCGCGCCCGTGACCGTGCGCGCGTCGGGCACCATCGTCACCCATGCCGACAACGGCGGCGGCGACGGCTCCGGCGGCGGCTCGTTCGGCCTGCAGGCCACCACGCTGGGCGGCCCGGTCAGCATCGACTTCCAGGGCGGGCAGATCGACGTCAACGGGTCGGGCGCGGGCATCGTCGCCGGCTCGGGCTTCAGCGGCGGCACCGGCGCGGGCAGCGTCACCGTCCGCAACGCCGGCGCGATCCTCGCGCGCGGCGCCACCCAGCGCGGCATGCGCAGCTTCAGCAGCACCGGCGCGCAGCAGATCACGAACACCGGATCGATCCAGACGCTCGGCGTAGCCGACTCGCAAGGCATCCTGGCCCAGGCGACTGCCGCCGCGGCCATCACCGTGGCCAACAGCGGCGGCATCCAGACCGTCGGCAACAACGCATCCGGCATCGAGGCCACCACGCAGGGCACGGTCGACGTCACCAGCACCGGGCCGATTTCGGCGGGCTGGGGCACCAGCGCCGGCATCCGCGTGGGCGGCGCGGCGCAGGCCGTGCAGAACGGGGCCGGGCTGTCGGCGCTCAGCGACGTGGCGGTGGCGGCCGACAACGGCGCGGCGGGCAGCTTCGTGCTGCGCAACACGGGCGCGATGACGGGCGTGGTCACCGCCGCCACGTCGGCCACGCAGATCGCCAACGCCGGGGCCTGGAACCTGCGACGGTTCATCGACGGCAGCGGCACGGGGGTCCGCGACACCTGGCAGGTGGCGGTGGCCAACCTGGGCACGAGCGGCGCCAACAGCGTCGACAACAGCGGCACGCTGTCGCTGGCGCCGCAGCCAGTCGGCACGGCCGCCACGCGCAGCCCGGCCGACGCCATCGCCACATTCGACGCCACCGGCGCCTACCTGCCGCTCGGCCAGTCGGCCAACGCGCCGGTGCTGGGCGGCGCGGTGCAGGGGCAATTGCTGGGCGTGCGGACGTTCACGAACAGCGGCACCATCGACGTGGCCGGTGGCGGCACGGCCGTCGGCAACGTGCTGTTGATCACCGGCGGGCAGACGCCCGGCGCCGATGGCGGCGGCACATTCGTGTCGAACGGCGGCGCGCTCAAGCTCAACACGGTGCTCAACGAAGGCGGCGCGGCCAGCCGGTCCGACATGCTCGTCGTCGACGCCACCGCCACCGGCCCGGGCGGGCCGACCCGCATCGCCGTGAACAACGTGGGCGGCGCGGGCGCGCTGACCAACGGCGCCGGCATCGCGCTGGTCGAGCTGACCAACAAGGCGCCGTCGGCCAGCGACCCCAACGCGTTCGCGCTGAACGGCCGTGCCGTGGCCGGCGTCTACGAGTACCGCCTGTTTCGCGGCGACCAGGCCGGCGCCAATCGCGACGTCTGGTACCTGCGCTCCGAGCGCAGCCCCGAGCCCACGCCAAACCCGCAGGCACTGTACCGGCCCGAGGTGGCGGCCTACCTGGCCAACCAGCGGCTGGCCGGGCAAATGTTCGTCCACAGCCTGCACGACCGGCTGGGCGAGCCGCAGTACGTGGAAGCGCAGGGCTTCGACCGGGCGGAGGACAAGCCGCGCACGGGCTGGCTGCGCGCCGTGGGCAACTGGCAGGGCAGCCGCAGCAAGGACGGCGTCTACAAGACCAGCACCGACTCGTTCCTGCTGCACGGCGGGCTCGAACTTGCCAAGTGGCACCTGGGCTCGGAGACCGACCGCGCGCACGCCGGGCTGATGGCCAGCTACGGCAACGCCAGCACCGACGCGGACGCCGCCGGCAACGCGTTCCACGCGCGCGGCAAGGTGGAAGGCTGGAGCGTCGGCGCGTACGGCACGTGGTACCAGAACGACGAAAACCGGCTGGGCGCCTACGTCGACACGTGGTTCCAGTACGGCTGGTTCACCAACCGCGTGGAGGGCGACCTGCTGCCCTCGGTGCGCTACCACGCGCAGGGGCTGGCGCTGTCGGGCGAGGCGGGCTACGCGGTGCCGCTGCGCGACCGCTGGGTGGTGGAGCCGCAGGCGCAATTGATCTACGTCGACTATAACGAGGACGATGTCACCGAGCCCAACGGCACGCGCGTGAACGGCGCCGACAGCTCGGGCGTCATCACCCGGCTCGGCGTGCGCACGCACCGCACCTACGACCGCGCCGACGGCCGCAAGTACCAGCCGTACCTGACCGTGAACTGGTGGTACAGCGACACGGACAGCAACATCGCCTTCAACCAGATCCCGGTGGGCACCCTCTATCCCCACAACCGGATGGAGCTGAAGCTGGGTCTGAACGCGGACCTGGGCAAGGGCCGCACGGCCTGGGCCAATGTCTCGGGCTCCTGGGGCCAGCAGAACTACTACCAGTACGCGGCCCGCGTCGGCTTCAAGTACACCTGGAAGTAG
- a CDS encoding DUF3016 domain-containing protein, with product MSRFPLRLPWRFSIRLAGAPLVAMLATMGGALAAEPPSALTVTFLHPDTYQDASRHAGYGSDAQVLQAIRQHLQKLAARGLPPGYALSIEVLDIDLAGYVDWRYPSGLRIVRDATWPRMTLRYVLTHGDETLATREERIHNMHFNWGVNLYGPSDPLRYEKAMLDDWFERAIARRVQG from the coding sequence ATGTCTCGCTTTCCCTTGCGCCTTCCCTGGCGCTTCTCCATCCGGCTGGCCGGCGCGCCGCTCGTTGCCATGCTGGCCACCATGGGCGGCGCCCTGGCGGCCGAGCCGCCGAGCGCGCTGACCGTCACGTTCCTGCATCCCGACACGTACCAGGACGCCTCGCGCCACGCCGGCTACGGCAGCGACGCGCAGGTGCTGCAGGCGATCCGCCAGCACCTGCAGAAGCTGGCCGCCCGTGGGCTGCCGCCCGGCTACGCGCTGTCGATCGAGGTGCTGGACATCGACCTGGCCGGCTACGTCGACTGGCGCTACCCAAGCGGCCTGCGCATCGTGCGCGACGCCACGTGGCCGCGCATGACGCTGCGCTACGTGCTGACGCACGGCGACGAGACGCTGGCCACGCGCGAGGAACGCATCCACAACATGCACTTCAACTGGGGCGTCAACCTGTACGGCCCCAGCGACCCGCTGCGCTACGAGAAAGCCATGCTCGACGACTGGTTCGAGCGCGCCATCGCGCGGCGCGTGCAGGGCTAG
- a CDS encoding nucleoside deaminase has product MTQAQQYLQEAIRLARANMEAGGRPFGAVIVRDGQVIATAVNEIHKTQDPTSHAELNAIRAASHKLGSPSLAGCAVYASGHPCPMCMAAMRLAGVTEVAYAYSNDDGEPFGLSTAAIYADLARPFAEQSMTIQYLPVRQQGEPDLYEAWQQRQR; this is encoded by the coding sequence ATGACGCAAGCCCAACAGTATCTGCAGGAAGCCATCCGCCTGGCGCGCGCCAACATGGAGGCGGGCGGCCGCCCGTTCGGCGCCGTGATCGTCCGCGATGGCCAAGTCATCGCCACGGCCGTCAATGAGATCCACAAGACCCAGGACCCGACGTCGCACGCCGAGCTGAACGCCATCCGCGCCGCCAGCCACAAGCTTGGCAGCCCCAGCCTGGCCGGCTGCGCGGTCTACGCCAGCGGCCACCCGTGCCCGATGTGCATGGCGGCGATGCGGCTGGCCGGCGTGACCGAGGTGGCCTACGCCTATTCGAACGACGATGGCGAGCCGTTCGGGCTGTCCACGGCGGCCATCTACGCCGACCTGGCCCGGCCCTTCGCCGAGCAGTCGATGACCATCCAGTACCTGCCCGTGCGGCAGCAGGGCGAGCCCGACCTGTACGAGGCCTGGCAGCAGCGGCAGCGCTGA
- a CDS encoding isocitrate lyase/PEP mutase family protein has product MTSKASARRQAFRQQVAARQALLMPGAFNAMSARVIEDLGFQAVYLTGAGVTNMSFGLPDLGFIGLSDIAEHTARVRDAVDLPLLVDADTGFGNALNVHHAVRTLERAGADAIQLEDQVMPKKCGHFAGKQVIGTGEMVGKIRAATDARDDPDFLIVARTDAAAVHGIDDAIDRGHRFAEAGADILFLEAIEDLRDIERLPGLFDVPLLINIVIGGKTPVQGRDALERMGYGLVLYANAALQGAVRGMQQALDLLQTQGQMTEDPAIVAPFGERQRLVRKPRYDELDGRYQSDD; this is encoded by the coding sequence ATGACTTCCAAAGCCTCCGCCCGCCGGCAGGCGTTCCGGCAGCAGGTGGCGGCGCGCCAGGCGCTGCTGATGCCCGGCGCGTTCAACGCCATGAGCGCGCGCGTGATCGAGGACCTCGGCTTCCAGGCGGTCTACCTGACCGGCGCGGGCGTCACCAACATGTCGTTCGGACTGCCCGACCTGGGCTTCATCGGCTTGAGCGACATCGCCGAGCACACCGCCCGCGTGCGCGACGCCGTGGACCTGCCGCTGCTGGTGGATGCGGACACCGGGTTCGGCAACGCGCTGAACGTGCACCACGCGGTGCGCACGCTGGAACGGGCCGGCGCCGATGCCATCCAGCTCGAAGACCAGGTGATGCCGAAGAAGTGCGGCCACTTTGCCGGCAAGCAGGTCATCGGCACGGGCGAGATGGTCGGCAAGATCCGGGCCGCCACCGACGCGCGCGACGACCCCGACTTCCTGATCGTGGCCCGTACCGATGCGGCGGCCGTGCACGGCATCGACGACGCCATCGACCGGGGCCACCGGTTTGCCGAAGCCGGCGCGGACATCCTGTTCCTGGAGGCCATCGAGGACCTGCGCGACATCGAGCGGCTGCCCGGCCTGTTCGACGTGCCGCTGCTGATCAACATCGTGATCGGCGGCAAGACACCGGTGCAGGGCCGCGACGCGCTGGAGCGGATGGGCTACGGCCTGGTGCTGTACGCCAACGCCGCGTTGCAGGGCGCCGTGCGCGGCATGCAGCAGGCGCTGGACCTGCTGCAGACCCAGGGCCAGATGACCGAGGACCCCGCCATCGTCGCCCCGTTCGGCGAACGCCAGCGGCTGGTGCGCAAGCCGCGCTACGACGAGCTCGACGGCCGCTATCAGAGCGACGACTGA
- a CDS encoding sulfite exporter TauE/SafE family protein gives MDPILMVFGAGFVAGAMNALAGGGSFVSLPAMIAAGVPPVQANTSSTVALFPGGLASAWAYRDGLGPVGAVSLRALLVATLCGGLAGALLLLRTPSAAFTFVLPWLLLVACVALAFGRQLGEALRRRCHVHANAVLAVQFALGVYGGYFGGAVGIMMIAMWGLLDSRDIKRLNAPRTLMVSAANAVAVIAFIVAGAVRWPETLAMLIGAVLGGYGGALLGKLTPPRVVRAGTLLATSCITLAFFVKTYGPGIFR, from the coding sequence ATGGATCCGATACTGATGGTTTTTGGCGCTGGATTTGTGGCTGGCGCGATGAACGCCCTGGCTGGCGGCGGCTCGTTCGTCAGCCTGCCGGCGATGATCGCCGCCGGGGTGCCACCGGTTCAGGCGAACACGTCCAGCACCGTGGCGCTGTTCCCGGGCGGGCTCGCCAGCGCGTGGGCCTATCGCGACGGGCTGGGCCCGGTGGGCGCCGTGTCGCTGCGGGCGCTGCTGGTGGCCACGCTGTGCGGCGGGCTGGCCGGGGCGCTGCTGCTGTTGCGCACGCCATCGGCCGCGTTCACGTTCGTGCTGCCGTGGCTGCTGCTGGTGGCCTGTGTGGCGCTGGCGTTCGGGCGCCAACTGGGCGAGGCGCTGCGCAGGCGCTGCCATGTCCACGCCAATGCCGTGCTGGCCGTGCAGTTTGCGCTGGGCGTCTACGGCGGCTATTTCGGCGGGGCCGTCGGCATCATGATGATCGCCATGTGGGGCCTGCTGGACAGCCGCGACATCAAGCGGCTCAACGCCCCGCGCACGCTGATGGTCAGCGCCGCCAACGCGGTGGCCGTGATCGCCTTTATCGTGGCGGGAGCCGTGCGCTGGCCAGAGACGCTGGCGATGCTGATCGGCGCCGTGCTGGGCGGCTACGGCGGCGCGCTGCTCGGCAAGCTCACGCCGCCGCGCGTGGTGCGGGCCGGCACGCTGCTGGCCACGTCGTGCATCACGCTGGCGTTTTTCGTCAAGACCTACGGGCCGGGCATTTTCCGGTAG
- a CDS encoding DUF1254 domain-containing protein: MRRALKWMAAAPLAMALAGAAHGQSSRYENLAGTPFQGGYPTRQGITALQDELYFQRAVQSYIWALPALNMYGMKEGSEKTFGKGYNVLPIWKDRLNAKTRVTTPNSDVIYAMGYLDLKEDGPMVIEVPPGLQGILDDFFQRPICTEGEIEGRRWCGDVGLPGPDKGKGGKYLLLPPDYRGEVPPGYITMRSRTYGVFVFWRGFFKDPKALAEPVRVMEQTRIYPLGKEASARPMQFPNASGVPVDMLYPTDGSAFDMLARYIAHEYADPQDMEMRGMLAALGIRKDKPFAPDARQRALLDKAARTAAKMAHVASYEPQTIVENGLWYPDRRWLNVFPGNATFTAETFNYIDPRTGFFANAYSASPGMAVEMVNVGAKYPATFVDADGKFLSGGNRYKLTLPKDVPAALFWSVTIYDSLKATGVDNGQPFPSINTMDKPAQNADGSTDIYFGPTSPGEGRNWLRTLPGQGYFVILRLYGPTQAFFDKAWKPSDLVRQK; the protein is encoded by the coding sequence ATGCGACGAGCACTGAAATGGATGGCGGCGGCCCCGCTGGCGATGGCGTTGGCCGGCGCGGCACACGGGCAGTCTTCCCGATACGAGAATCTGGCGGGCACGCCGTTCCAGGGCGGCTACCCGACCCGCCAGGGCATTACCGCGCTGCAGGACGAGCTGTACTTCCAGCGCGCGGTGCAGAGCTACATCTGGGCGCTGCCGGCGCTGAACATGTACGGCATGAAGGAAGGCTCGGAGAAGACGTTCGGCAAGGGCTACAACGTGCTGCCGATCTGGAAGGACCGGCTGAACGCCAAGACGCGGGTCACCACGCCGAACTCGGACGTGATCTACGCCATGGGCTACCTGGACCTCAAGGAGGACGGGCCGATGGTGATCGAGGTGCCGCCGGGCCTGCAGGGCATCCTCGACGACTTCTTCCAGCGGCCGATCTGCACGGAAGGCGAGATCGAAGGCCGCCGCTGGTGCGGCGACGTGGGCCTGCCAGGGCCCGACAAGGGCAAGGGCGGCAAGTACCTGCTGCTGCCGCCCGACTACCGCGGCGAGGTGCCGCCGGGCTACATCACCATGCGCTCGCGCACCTACGGCGTGTTCGTGTTCTGGCGCGGCTTCTTCAAGGACCCGAAGGCGCTGGCCGAGCCGGTGCGCGTGATGGAACAGACGCGCATCTACCCGCTGGGCAAGGAGGCATCGGCGCGGCCGATGCAGTTCCCGAACGCGTCGGGCGTGCCCGTCGACATGCTGTACCCCACCGACGGCTCGGCCTTCGACATGCTGGCCCGCTACATCGCGCACGAGTACGCCGACCCGCAGGACATGGAAATGCGCGGCATGCTGGCCGCGCTGGGCATCCGCAAGGACAAGCCGTTCGCGCCGGACGCGCGGCAGCGGGCGCTGCTGGACAAGGCCGCGCGCACGGCGGCCAAGATGGCGCACGTGGCGTCTTACGAGCCGCAGACCATCGTCGAGAACGGCCTCTGGTACCCGGACCGGCGCTGGCTCAACGTCTTCCCGGGCAACGCCACGTTCACGGCCGAGACGTTCAACTACATCGACCCGCGCACCGGGTTCTTTGCCAACGCCTACTCGGCCAGCCCGGGCATGGCCGTGGAAATGGTGAACGTGGGCGCCAAGTATCCGGCGACGTTCGTCGATGCCGACGGCAAGTTCCTGAGCGGCGGCAACCGCTACAAGCTGACGCTGCCGAAGGACGTGCCGGCCGCGCTGTTCTGGTCCGTCACGATCTATGACTCGCTGAAGGCGACCGGCGTCGACAACGGCCAGCCCTTCCCGTCGATCAACACGATGGACAAGCCCGCGCAGAACGCCGATGGATCGACCGACATCTACTTCGGGCCGACATCGCCGGGCGAGGGCCGCAACTGGCTGCGCACGCTGCCGGGGCAGGGCTACTTCGTGATCCTGCGGCTCTACGGCCCGACCCAGGCGTTCTTCGACAAGGCGTGGAAGCCCAGCGACCTGGTCAGGCAGAAGTAG